GGATGTCGTCACCTCGATGAGTTCCTCGATATCCGCTTCGCCCGTCGCCGCGGAAATGCCGAACAGCCCGACATCGGAGAAGGCCCAGTTGAAGGCATAGATCGAATAGCACAGGCCGCGTTCCTCGCGGACGCGCTGGAACAGCCGTGACGACATGCCGCCGCCGAGGACGGACGCGGCGATCCGGGCAGCGTAGAAGGTCTCGTCGGCGAAAGACGGCGCCGGGAAGGCGAACAGCAGGTTGGCTTCGGAGAGATCCCGTTCCGCACGCCGTTCCCCGCCGGTGAAGCGGGCGCGGGCCGTCGCCGGCATCGGATCGGCGGGCATGTCGCCGAACAGCCGCTCGACATCGGCAACAATCCTGTCATGGTCGACCGCGCCAGCCGCGCCGACGACGATGCCGGGCGCGCGGTAATGCGTCGCCAGATAGTCGCGCAGGCTCTCCGCCGTCTGGGCGCGGACCGTCTCGACGGTGCCGAGGATCGGCCGGCCGATCGGCTGCCCCTCGAATGCGGCCTCCTGCAGGAGGTCGTGCACGAGATCTTCCGGATCGTCGAGCGCGGCGCCGATCTCCTGGACGATGACGTGCTGCTCGCGCTGCAGCTCGGCCGGATCGAACCGGCTGTCGCGCAGGATGTCGGCAAGAATGTCGAGACCGAGCGGCACGTCCTCCTTCAGCACCCGGGCATAGTAGGCGGTGGTCTCGTGGCTGGTCGCGGCATTCAGATCGCCGCCGACGGATTCGATCTCCTCGGCGATCTGCCGGGCGCTGCGTCGGCCGGTGCCCTTGAAGGCCATGTGCTCGAGCAGATGCGAGAGACCATGCTCCTCCGGCCGCTCGTGACGCGCGCCGGTTCCGACCCAGACGCCGAGCGCCGCGGTCTCGACGTGGCTCATCGTGTCGGTGACGACGCGGATTCCGTTGCCGATGCTTGTGGTGCGCACGGTCATGCTTGCTATCCGGTGCTCGCGGAAAGGTCGGGTTCAGATCGCGTCGACGGTGACGCGGGTGGACCTGAGGATATGGCGCGCGATCGCGTCGCGATCGGCGGGCAGCACGTCGTAGCGCTCGGGACGCTCGCCGAGATCGGCAAGCCAGTCCGGCAGGGCGGGACGCAGGCCGGTCGCCGCCGCAACGGCATCCGGAAACTTGGCCGGATGGGCCGTCGACAGCGCGATCATCGGGGTCGCCGGGCCGCGGGGCGCGAGGCGCCCCGCGGCGATGCCGATGGCGGTGTGCGGGTCGGCCAGGTAGCCGGCCTCGCGCAGCAGCCCGCCCATCGTCGCTGCACATGATGCCTCGTCGACGCGGACGGCCGAGAAGACGCCGGTGATCTCGCGCAGGGTCGCCGGGTCGATCGCGAATGCACCCGATTGCCTGAGACCGTCCATCCAGCGCCCGACCGCCGCCGCGTCGCGGCCCGACGCCTCGAACAGCAGCCGCTCGAAGTTGCTGGAGACCTGGATGTCCATGCTCGGGCTCATGGTCGCAATCACCGAGCGCACCTCGTAGCGGCCATGAGCGAGCGCGCGGGCGAGGATGTCGTTGACATTGGTCGCGATCACCAGCCGCTCGACGGGCAAGCCCATGCGGCGCGCCACCCATCCGGCGAAGATGTCGCCGAAGTTGCCCGTCGGCACGCAGAAGCCGACCGGTCGGTGCGGCGCGCCGAGCGCCACGGCCGATGTGACGTAGTAGACCACCTGGGCGACAATACGCGCCCAGTTGATCGAGTTGACCCCGGACAGCGCCACCCGGCGGCGGAAGGCCTCATCGGCGAACAGGCTCTTCACGATCGCCTGGCAGTCGTCGAACGTTCCCTCGACGGCGATCGCGTGGACATTGTCCTCGGTCGGGGTCGTCATCTGGCGACGCTGCACGTCGCTGACCCGGCCATGCGGATAGAGAATGAACACATCGACACGCTCGCGGCCGCGGAAGGCCTCGATCGCCGCTCCACCCGTATCGCCGGAGGTCGCGCCGACGATGGTGGCGCGGCTGCCGCGACGGGCAAGGGCATGGTCCATCAGCCGCGCCAGCAGCAACATGGCGACGTCCTTGAAGGCAAGGCTCGGCCCGTGCGACAGCTCGAGCACGAAATCGTTCGGCGCGATCTGCACGAGCGGCGCGACGGCCGGATGGCGGAACTGGGCATATGCCTCGCCAATCATGTCGCGGAGTGCCGCACGGTCGATGGCGGCGCCGACAAACGGCGCGATTACCCGTTCAGCGACCTGCGCATAGCTGAGCCCCGCAAGCCCGGCGATCTCCTCGCGGCTAAGCCTCGGCCAGCTTTCGGGAACGTAAAGCCCTCCGTCCGCAGCGAGGCCTGCCAGCATTGCTTCGGCGAAGTCGGGTGCGGATGCCTGTCCGCGGGTGCTCACATATCTCACGTCGTCCGTCCGATGCTCGCTTCCGGCTCCCTGCCCGCGCCGGTCCGCCGGACCCTGTTGCCGGGCGGACCCTATTGCCGCGCCGAGCCTGCCGCAAGGATGCGCGCCCCGCGGATCTGGCTCCACGCCCACGCCAGATAGACCCCGACCAGGGCAACAGCCAGTCCGAACCAGGTGATCGCATAGCCCAGATGATCGTTGCGGAACGCCACACGCGTCGCCCCTCCCAGCGGCAGGCCGCCGGGATTGGGCGTTGAATCGGCATCGACGAAGAACGGCGCAACCCGATCAAGCCGTTCGGCGGCGGCGATCGCCTGCGGATCGCGGACATACCAGGTGCGGGTGCCGGGCTGATTGTCAGGGGTGAAGATGTTCCCCGCTTCCGGCAGGCGCAGAAGGCCGGTGATCTCGACCTCGCCGGCCAGCTGCCCCGCCGCCCGCGTCGCCGGATCCCGGAACGCGTGGGGCACGAAGCCGCGGTTGACGAAGACGATGGCTCCGCTGTCCAGTCTCAATGGCGTCATCACCCACCAGCCGGGACCGGATACCTCGAACCGGTCATCCTGCAGCGAGGTGAAGACCTGCACCTCATGGCCATGGTCGAAGCGGCCGACGAGCGTCACCTTGCGATATTCGTCGCTGTCCCGGGTCAGCGCCGGCCAGTCGGCCTCCGCAGGCACGGGCACGGCGGGTGCCTGCGCGCGCGCCTCGACCATCGCGACGAGGTTCTGCTTCCAGGCCAGCCGCTGCAGCTGCCAGAGTCCGAGCCCGCACAGGACGACCGTGCCGAGGATCGTCAGGGCGCCGGCGACGACCACCGACCGCGGAACCGCGCGCGCCGCAACCGCCATCGCCATCAGCCGCCCGACCGGTGTTCGGCCGCCTTGCGCCGGTACTGGACAGCGATCATCAGGCCCTTCAGCGGCCGCAGCAGGCCGAGCGACAAGAGCAGGATCGCCGGCCCCCACAGGACGATGTGGACCCAGTAGGCGGGGCGCCAGGTGAACTCGACGAAGAAGGCCGCGGCGACGACGACGATGCCGACGATGAAGATCACGAAGACCGCCGGCCCGTCACCGGAGTCGATGAAGGAGTAGTCGAGCCCGCAGGTCTCGCAGCGCGGGGCGGTGGCGAGAAAGCCATCGAACAGACGGCCCTGGCCGCAGCGCGGACACCGCCCTGCCAGACCCGTCGACAGCGCGGATCGAGACGAATAGGCGTCGAACTCGTTCATCGAAGCCGAAAAGGGCGGCCCGTGGCCGCCCCCCCCCGAAGCTGTGGCGGTGGGCCGGCAGGTCTCAGTAGACCTCGTGCGTGCCCGCCCCCCAGACATATATCGCCGCGAACAGGAACAGCCAGACCACGTCGACGAAATGCCAGTACCACGCTGCCGCCTCGAAACCGAAATGGTGGTTCGGCTTGAAGTGGCCGGCATAGACGCGCAGCAGGCAGACGATCAGGAAGATCGTCCCGATCAGCACGTGTGCGCCATGGAAGCCGGTCGCCATGAAGAAGGTGGCGCCGTAGATATGGCCGCTGAAGGCGAATTCGGCGTGGGTGTACTCGAAGATCTGCACCATGGTGAACAGCACGCCGAGGGCAATCGTGCAGATCAGGCCCCACTTGACGCCGTTGCGGTCACCCTGCAGCAGCGCATGGTGCGCCCAGGTGACCGTGGTTCCCGAGGTCAGCAGGATCAGCGTATTGAGCAGCGGCAGGTGCCAGGGATCGAATGTCTCGATGCCGACCGGCGGCCAGACGCCGCCCGTCACCTCGACGCGGGAATACTGGGCGGCGGCATCCGGCCACAGCGCCACGTCGAAATAGGCCCAGAACCAGGCGACGAAGAACATCACCTCGGAGGCGATGAACAGGATCATCCCGTAGCGCAGGTGCAGCTGCACGACCGGCGTGTGGTAGCCGCCGTGCTCGGCCTCGTTGATGACGTCCCGCCACCAGGAGATCATCGTGTAGAAGATGCCGAGCATGCCGACGATGAGCACCCAGGGGCCCATGTCGTGCATGAACATCACCATGCCTGTCGCCGCGACGAGGCCCGACAGGGCGCCGACGAACGGCCAGGGGCTCGGATCGACAAGATGGTAGTCGTGGTTCTTAGCGTGGGCGTCCGCCATGGTTCCTCGTCCCCTCGTCAGGTCGCGCCTCCGATTAGCGCGGCCTGCTCTGACTATCAAGCCTCACAGCCGGCCCGTTCCGGGCGCCGCCCGGTCGTCCGACGCTGCCGCGTACGGCCTGTCCGCCGACCCGTCCGTCACCGGATAGAAGGTGTAGGACAGGGTGATCTCGCCGATGCCGCGGGCGTTCTTGTCCTCGACGATCGCCGGATCGACAAAGAACACCACGGGCATATCGACATCCTCACCAGGCGCCAGTGGCTGCTCGGTGAAGCAGAAGCACTCGATCTTGTTGAAGTAGATGCCCGCCGCCGGCGGTGACACGTTGAACGTCGAGGTGCCGACCGTCGGCGCCGCGCCGAGATTGCGCGCATGGTAGGCGACCTGACCCGTCTCGCCGATGCGCAGGGTCATGGTACGGCGCTCGGGACCGAAGCTCCACGGCAGGCTGCCCGCCACATTGGCATCGAAGCGGATGGTGAT
The nucleotide sequence above comes from Tepidamorphus gemmatus. Encoded proteins:
- a CDS encoding M16 family metallopeptidase, which gives rise to MTVRTTSIGNGIRVVTDTMSHVETAALGVWVGTGARHERPEEHGLSHLLEHMAFKGTGRRSARQIAEEIESVGGDLNAATSHETTAYYARVLKEDVPLGLDILADILRDSRFDPAELQREQHVIVQEIGAALDDPEDLVHDLLQEAAFEGQPIGRPILGTVETVRAQTAESLRDYLATHYRAPGIVVGAAGAVDHDRIVADVERLFGDMPADPMPATARARFTGGERRAERDLSEANLLFAFPAPSFADETFYAARIAASVLGGGMSSRLFQRVREERGLCYSIYAFNWAFSDVGLFGISAATGEADIEELIEVTTSEIVRAIDEIDEDEVSRARAQAKAGLLMSLESCAVRAEQIARQMLFLGRVVPMAELVSRIDAVDAAAVRAMLASIIWTDMPALAAVGPVARLESAADIRARLRMAARPAA
- the thrC gene encoding threonine synthase; the encoded protein is MRYVSTRGQASAPDFAEAMLAGLAADGGLYVPESWPRLSREEIAGLAGLSYAQVAERVIAPFVGAAIDRAALRDMIGEAYAQFRHPAVAPLVQIAPNDFVLELSHGPSLAFKDVAMLLLARLMDHALARRGSRATIVGATSGDTGGAAIEAFRGRERVDVFILYPHGRVSDVQRRQMTTPTEDNVHAIAVEGTFDDCQAIVKSLFADEAFRRRVALSGVNSINWARIVAQVVYYVTSAVALGAPHRPVGFCVPTGNFGDIFAGWVARRMGLPVERLVIATNVNDILARALAHGRYEVRSVIATMSPSMDIQVSSNFERLLFEASGRDAAAVGRWMDGLRQSGAFAIDPATLREITGVFSAVRVDEASCAATMGGLLREAGYLADPHTAIGIAAGRLAPRGPATPMIALSTAHPAKFPDAVAAATGLRPALPDWLADLGERPERYDVLPADRDAIARHILRSTRVTVDAI
- a CDS encoding SURF1 family protein; amino-acid sequence: MAMAVAARAVPRSVVVAGALTILGTVVLCGLGLWQLQRLAWKQNLVAMVEARAQAPAVPVPAEADWPALTRDSDEYRKVTLVGRFDHGHEVQVFTSLQDDRFEVSGPGWWVMTPLRLDSGAIVFVNRGFVPHAFRDPATRAAGQLAGEVEITGLLRLPEAGNIFTPDNQPGTRTWYVRDPQAIAAAERLDRVAPFFVDADSTPNPGGLPLGGATRVAFRNDHLGYAITWFGLAVALVGVYLAWAWSQIRGARILAAGSARQ
- a CDS encoding DUF983 domain-containing protein, producing the protein MNEFDAYSSRSALSTGLAGRCPRCGQGRLFDGFLATAPRCETCGLDYSFIDSGDGPAVFVIFIVGIVVVAAAFFVEFTWRPAYWVHIVLWGPAILLLSLGLLRPLKGLMIAVQYRRKAAEHRSGG
- a CDS encoding cytochrome c oxidase subunit 3, whose protein sequence is MADAHAKNHDYHLVDPSPWPFVGALSGLVAATGMVMFMHDMGPWVLIVGMLGIFYTMISWWRDVINEAEHGGYHTPVVQLHLRYGMILFIASEVMFFVAWFWAYFDVALWPDAAAQYSRVEVTGGVWPPVGIETFDPWHLPLLNTLILLTSGTTVTWAHHALLQGDRNGVKWGLICTIALGVLFTMVQIFEYTHAEFAFSGHIYGATFFMATGFHGAHVLIGTIFLIVCLLRVYAGHFKPNHHFGFEAAAWYWHFVDVVWLFLFAAIYVWGAGTHEVY
- a CDS encoding cytochrome c oxidase assembly protein, producing MHPSADPGRRNSRANARVALSLAILVAGMVAMAYAAVPLYRLFCQVTGYGGTTQRAEAASDTVLDRTITIRFDANVAGSLPWSFGPERRTMTLRIGETGQVAYHARNLGAAPTVGTSTFNVSPPAAGIYFNKIECFCFTEQPLAPGEDVDMPVVFFVDPAIVEDKNARGIGEITLSYTFYPVTDGSADRPYAAASDDRAAPGTGRL